A section of the Methanococcoides sp. LMO-2 genome encodes:
- a CDS encoding phenylacetate--CoA ligase family protein: protein MYNSAVMSQWYSYQDLKSDQEAQLRKLISFSYDNVPYYHKLFKSLDLRPEDIKKLEDLEKLPVLNKDIIRENWEDFKPANLNKMKYYSLATGGSTGTPFPFRLLKHDRFMSGVMLYRGWGYGGYELGDKMVFLAGMSLGIDGSSRITNKVHEIARNIRRLSSFDMSNEDMYKYANIIRSFNPKSIRAYPSSIDTFASFVEENSIDLPKIPVVYTTAEKLFPNMRAHISDVFDCEVYDAYGLNDGGVGAYECSEHNGLHIDTERSIMEVVDDNGSQMSEGIGTILATSLHNYAMPFIRYSTGDMGHIIEDKCGCGRGSKLLKEVMGRSVDMFITPEGKKVHGYFLMYIFWQHDDGIRNYQVIQKQIDKILIKLVVEDTFNPDNLSLIRDAIKSKSSSWDVEFEFVDSIELTKAGKYKFVINELR, encoded by the coding sequence ATGTACAATTCTGCTGTCATGTCACAATGGTACTCTTATCAAGATCTGAAATCGGATCAGGAAGCTCAGCTTCGAAAGCTGATATCGTTCTCTTATGATAATGTTCCTTATTATCATAAATTATTCAAAAGTCTGGATCTAAGACCTGAAGACATCAAAAAACTGGAAGACCTGGAGAAACTTCCTGTTTTGAACAAAGATATCATCAGAGAGAACTGGGAGGACTTCAAGCCAGCTAATCTGAACAAAATGAAATATTATTCTCTGGCCACAGGGGGTTCTACAGGTACTCCCTTCCCATTCAGATTGTTAAAACATGATCGTTTTATGTCAGGAGTAATGCTTTATCGCGGATGGGGATATGGAGGTTATGAACTTGGGGATAAGATGGTATTTCTGGCAGGTATGTCCCTTGGTATTGATGGTAGCTCACGAATTACAAACAAAGTACACGAAATTGCCCGCAATATTCGCAGGTTATCTTCTTTTGATATGAGCAACGAAGACATGTACAAATATGCGAATATAATACGCTCATTCAATCCCAAATCAATCCGTGCATATCCCTCATCCATAGATACATTTGCATCATTTGTTGAGGAAAATAGTATTGACCTGCCTAAAATTCCTGTGGTCTATACGACTGCAGAAAAACTGTTTCCGAATATGCGTGCTCATATCAGTGATGTTTTCGACTGTGAGGTCTATGATGCTTACGGACTGAACGATGGTGGGGTGGGTGCATATGAATGCTCTGAACATAATGGCCTGCATATCGATACAGAGCGAAGCATCATGGAAGTTGTTGATGATAATGGATCTCAGATGTCAGAGGGTATTGGAACTATCCTAGCTACAAGTTTACACAATTATGCCATGCCTTTTATAAGGTATAGTACAGGGGATATGGGCCATATTATTGAGGATAAATGTGGTTGTGGCAGAGGATCAAAACTATTAAAAGAGGTTATGGGACGCTCGGTGGATATGTTCATTACTCCGGAAGGTAAGAAGGTTCATGGGTACTTCTTAATGTATATCTTCTGGCAACACGATGACGGTATCAGAAATTATCAGGTAATTCAGAAACAGATCGATAAGATCCTGATAAAACTGGTAGTTGAAGATACTTTCAATCCGGACAATCTCTCTCTTATCAGGGACGCAATAAAATCCAAATCCTCCTCATGGGATGTAGAGTTCGAATTTGTTGATTCTATTGAATTAACGAAGGCAGGGAAATATAAGTTCGTTATTAACGAGTTGAGATAA
- a CDS encoding glycosyltransferase family 4 protein encodes MSLRNLLILTNNFPNFSDTYVVEIFVKEQLKYIRRHFENVYVISPVAYGMEYIRKTHFEDYSYDNVHVFFPKYFNLPFFYKYQKEFWVKLESHAVLKFLEKKGIEFDIIHAHFTWPSGAVAVEVKKKFGVPVVITEHTSGTFQKAIDEKDPIFIHSWQMSDAIIRVRKGDIFLMGDVGIDLEKVYHIPNGYDQKKFYPLDKQECRDKLGLSKDKKIILNVGNPYGEVKGHSYLIEAMEKVVSKRDDVLCYIVGDGVLREKLEKQILSSNLQDHVKIVGLKPHHEVPLWMNACDIFVLPSLNEGNPTVLVESLACGKPFVGTSVGGVPEIITSDDLGFLVKPGDSLDLAEKISHSLDVNWDENKILDHAQRYSWENIAEQISDIYVNLNCNI; translated from the coding sequence ATGTCACTCAGAAATCTGTTGATCCTGACTAATAATTTCCCTAACTTTTCGGATACCTACGTTGTAGAGATATTTGTAAAAGAGCAATTGAAATATATTCGCAGGCATTTCGAAAATGTCTACGTAATCTCACCTGTTGCTTATGGCATGGAGTATATCAGGAAGACGCATTTTGAAGATTACTCTTATGACAATGTTCACGTTTTCTTTCCAAAATACTTCAATCTGCCCTTTTTTTATAAATATCAAAAGGAGTTCTGGGTAAAACTTGAATCTCATGCAGTTCTTAAATTTCTGGAAAAAAAGGGCATTGAATTTGATATAATTCATGCCCATTTCACCTGGCCTTCTGGTGCAGTTGCAGTGGAAGTTAAGAAAAAGTTCGGAGTGCCTGTGGTTATTACTGAACATACTTCTGGTACATTTCAAAAAGCGATTGATGAGAAAGATCCGATATTTATTCATTCATGGCAAATGTCCGATGCAATAATCCGTGTAAGGAAAGGTGATATCTTTCTGATGGGGGATGTAGGCATCGATCTGGAGAAAGTCTACCATATCCCCAATGGCTATGATCAAAAGAAGTTCTATCCTCTGGACAAACAGGAATGCCGGGATAAACTTGGTTTGTCGAAAGACAAAAAGATCATTCTTAATGTTGGGAATCCATATGGCGAAGTGAAGGGCCATTCCTACTTGATAGAAGCTATGGAAAAAGTTGTCTCCAAAAGGGATGATGTGTTGTGCTATATTGTGGGTGATGGTGTACTGAGGGAGAAATTAGAGAAACAGATCTTGTCCTCCAATTTACAGGATCATGTGAAAATAGTGGGCCTTAAACCACACCATGAAGTACCTCTCTGGATGAATGCCTGTGATATATTTGTGTTGCCAAGCCTGAATGAAGGCAACCCCACAGTTCTGGTTGAAAGTCTGGCTTGTGGTAAGCCATTTGTGGGAACAAGTGTAGGCGGTGTTCCGGAGATTATAACGTCCGATGATCTTGGCTTTCTTGTAAAACCCGGTGATTCCCTGGATCTGGCAGAAAAAATATCTCATTCATTAGACGTAAATTGGGATGAGAATAAGATCCTTGACCATGCACAACGCTATAGTTGGGAGAATATAGCAGAACAAATATCAGACATCTATGTCAATCTTAACTGTAATATATAA
- a CDS encoding DUF354 domain-containing protein, translating to MRILFNMAHPGQIHLFKNAIRVLEERGHACRITTVDKDVSLHLLKAYGFEYDVVGSAKPSLFSKATELLKIEYNLYRIARKFKPDILIGGVGNAYVAHVGKIIRKPSIVFDDTEHAKIEHTITDPFASVICTPSCYRLDLGEKQVRYNGYHELAYLHPDYFTPDPEILSELGLTENDPFIILRFVSWEASHDKGHRTLTLEDKFTAVDKLKEYGRVLITSENELPPELEEYRISVSPEKIHHLLYYATLLYGDSSTMASECAVLGTHSIFCDYAGRGYTDEEEKLYDLVYNFYDENTMGKDSLEKALELLQNPDLKEKGRQKRDVLLADKIDVTKFMVEFVENYSKK from the coding sequence ATGAGGATATTATTCAATATGGCACATCCTGGCCAGATCCATTTGTTCAAAAATGCTATCCGGGTTCTGGAAGAACGGGGTCACGCATGTAGGATTACTACGGTTGATAAGGACGTTTCTTTACATTTACTTAAAGCATATGGATTTGAATATGATGTTGTTGGAAGTGCAAAACCTTCCTTATTCTCAAAAGCCACAGAGTTGCTGAAGATCGAATATAATCTGTACCGGATCGCAAGGAAATTTAAACCTGATATTTTGATAGGCGGAGTAGGAAATGCCTATGTTGCTCATGTGGGAAAGATCATCAGAAAACCTTCCATCGTTTTTGATGATACCGAGCATGCAAAAATAGAACACACGATAACTGATCCTTTTGCATCCGTTATATGCACTCCGTCATGTTACAGGCTTGATCTTGGGGAAAAACAGGTGCGATATAATGGCTATCATGAGCTGGCATACCTTCATCCGGATTACTTCACTCCGGATCCGGAGATTCTCAGTGAACTCGGACTTACCGAGAATGATCCTTTCATTATCCTGAGATTTGTTTCCTGGGAGGCAAGTCATGACAAAGGTCACAGGACATTGACCCTGGAAGACAAATTTACTGCTGTTGATAAACTAAAAGAATACGGTCGTGTCCTGATCACTTCTGAAAACGAACTGCCTCCTGAGCTTGAGGAGTACAGGATTAGTGTTTCCCCGGAAAAGATCCATCATCTGTTGTATTATGCGACTTTGCTTTATGGGGACAGTTCGACCATGGCCTCAGAATGTGCAGTCCTGGGTACTCACTCGATTTTCTGTGATTACGCGGGGAGGGGCTATACGGACGAAGAAGAGAAACTGTATGATCTGGTCTACAACTTCTATGATGAAAATACGATGGGTAAAGACTCATTGGAAAAGGCACTGGAATTATTGCAGAATCCTGATCTGAAAGAAAAAGGAAGACAGAAAAGGGATGTCCTGTTAGCTGATAAGATCGATGTTACGAAATTCATGGTGGAATTTGTGGAAAATTATTCTAAGAAGTAA
- a CDS encoding glycosyltransferase family 4 protein produces MKSSRRSFGNDQKQISKKGLIIFMETKASYSIVQSSRALHVFQELKKYLPDTYLMLQKNEQNEVVLENLIQVKPIIPIAGKLSLLKGISFRFQMSMKVFHFLLTKKIDYVIIRGYDCIVLYPFLRLLNTKIYYDFHGKYHLELYQRKRILRGYIAKFSERVLLKNSDRIIVVSAGVKEQIKEYAHKCIYLPNGVDVGKIESNDSECPLDIPKSKKVIGFIGNWEQVMKIDDICDSVDYLKDVVVVIVGQGYDYKKIFAKYGQKENVILTGRLEYSSVMAILKRMDVCIVPYNKDFYMSKLKDFFSNRKISEYLAAGKPMVIADIEGIPGHLKENVNYVKYESGNPKSLADRVEYLFSDPELRTEMSQNNKILAKEFDWEQIVLKSGILEDL; encoded by the coding sequence ATGAAATCTTCAAGGCGATCGTTCGGGAATGATCAGAAACAGATCTCGAAAAAAGGTCTGATCATTTTTATGGAGACGAAGGCATCTTATAGCATCGTCCAGTCCTCAAGAGCTTTGCATGTTTTCCAGGAGCTCAAAAAATATTTGCCCGATACTTACTTAATGTTGCAGAAGAACGAACAGAACGAAGTAGTTCTGGAGAATCTTATTCAGGTTAAACCCATTATACCTATTGCGGGGAAATTGTCTCTGTTGAAAGGAATTTCATTTAGATTCCAGATGTCCATGAAAGTATTTCATTTCCTTCTTACGAAAAAGATCGATTACGTTATCATCAGGGGTTATGACTGTATTGTATTGTATCCATTTTTAAGACTGCTTAATACAAAGATATACTATGATTTTCATGGTAAGTACCATCTTGAACTGTATCAACGAAAACGTATTTTAAGAGGCTATATCGCTAAATTCTCTGAAAGGGTGCTTTTGAAGAATTCTGACAGGATTATTGTGGTAAGTGCCGGTGTAAAAGAGCAGATTAAAGAATATGCTCATAAGTGTATTTATCTGCCAAACGGGGTCGATGTGGGAAAAATCGAATCTAATGACTCTGAGTGTCCTCTGGATATTCCGAAAAGTAAGAAAGTTATAGGTTTTATCGGAAACTGGGAACAGGTAATGAAAATAGATGATATTTGTGATTCAGTTGATTATCTGAAAGATGTGGTTGTTGTGATCGTTGGGCAGGGTTACGATTATAAGAAAATCTTCGCAAAGTATGGTCAAAAGGAAAATGTAATTCTGACCGGTCGTCTTGAATACAGTTCAGTAATGGCAATATTAAAACGGATGGATGTTTGTATTGTTCCGTACAATAAAGATTTTTACATGTCAAAATTGAAGGATTTTTTCTCGAATAGAAAAATATCCGAATATCTTGCAGCAGGGAAACCAATGGTAATTGCAGATATTGAAGGAATTCCCGGACATTTGAAAGAAAATGTCAATTATGTGAAATATGAGTCCGGTAATCCTAAAAGTCTGGCTGACAGAGTGGAGTATTTGTTTAGTGATCCCGAGTTGCGTACAGAAATGTCTCAGAACAACAAGATATTAGCAAAAGAATTTGATTGGGAACAGATTGTACTAAAATCCGGAATTTTGGAAGATCTGTGA